Proteins from one Bombus affinis isolate iyBomAffi1 chromosome 1, iyBomAffi1.2, whole genome shotgun sequence genomic window:
- the LOC126916715 gene encoding protein abrupt-like, translating into MSGEQFSLVWNSFPRNLSSGLYTLLTDEQLVDVTLAAEGQILRAHKLILSVCSTYFRELFKGNSCKHPIVILKDVNYRDLSAMLHFMYQGEVNIKQEDIASFLKVAETLQIKGLTTDTEEKLGETLTKNAGNLDQIFNTENSSINCINSDTNAPTSEEQGQFIQKNQQCKNQLSKDELHSNEFIENTSVSDMCCQQESNSIHNIQDIQNNSSTSIEEEPLDCTADISHIESAKQGPLDYTLDIDAEAGYKTCLPNETLYKPEENLQTKDYVPDMQLVPYNQNTQTHPFGLSNMTGFESEFTYETGCHSKGRRTVKGISNNSLPLETTLRVVSELGPTLRMERGKVIRMYSCPWCLRHFTRKENLKLHVRYIHGPLESLTCRLCGNKYKNSNSLRVHSYLYHNAKRDKPNKSIVDGGA; encoded by the exons ATGTCTGGAGAACAGTTTTCCTTAGTTTGGAATAGTTTCCCAAGAAATTTGTCCTCTGgattatatacattattaacCGACGAGCAGTTAGTAGACGTAACATTAGCTGCAGAGGGTCAAATACTACGTGCACATAAGTTAATATTGTCAGTTTGTAGTACATACTTCAGGGAATTGTTCAAG GGAAACTCTTGTAAACATCCGATTGTGATTTTAAAAGATGTCAATTACCGTGATCTGTCAGCAATGCTTCACTTTATGTATCAAGGAGAAGTTAACATTAAGCAAGAAGATATTGCTAGTTTTTTGAAAGTTGCagaaactttacaaataaaaggtTTAACCACAGACACAGAAGAG AAACTTGGAGAAACTTTAACAAAGAACGCAGGGAACTTGGATCAAATATTTAACACAGAAAACAGCAGTATTAATTGTATTAATTCAGATACAAATGCTCCTACTTCCGAGGAACAAGGACAATTTATACAGAAAAACCAGCAATGCAAAAACCAATTATCAAAAGATGAATTACACAGTAACGAATTCATAGAGAATACAAGTGTCAGTGACATGTGTTGTCAACAAGAATCTAATTCAATTCATAATATACAAGATATACAAAATAACAGTTCGACAAGTATAGAAGAGGAACCATTAGACTGCACAGCTGATATAAGTCATATAGAATCGGCAAAGCAGGGACCACTGGATTATACACTTGACATAGATGCAGAAGCAGGATATAAAACATGTTTGCCTAACGAGACACTTTATAAACCTGAAGAAAATTTACAGACAAAAG ACTATGTACCAGATATGCAATTAGTTCCCTACAATCAGAATACACAAACTCATCCATTTG GTTTAAGTAACATGACTGGTTTTGAAAGTGAATTTACGTACGAAACTGGTTGTCATAGTAAAGGTCGACGAACCGTTAAAGGTATTTCCAACAACAGTTTGCCATTGgaaacaactttacgcgttgTATCCGAACTGGGCCCAACATTACGTATGGAAAGAGGTAAGGTTATTCGAATGTATTCATGTCCATGGTGTCTTCGTCATTTCACGCGTAAGGAAAATCTGAAACTACATGTTCGATATATTCACGGTCCGCTTGAAAGTCTAACATGTAGACTTTGtggtaataaatataaaaacagtAATAGTTTACGTGTACATTCGTATCTGTATCATAATGCTAAGCGCGACAAACCTAATAAGTCAATAGTGGATGGTGGCGCATGA